From Natronocella acetinitrilica:
GCCTGGACCTGGAAGACTACGTACCGGGCTTTCTCGGCAAGGCAGTTGATCAGGTCCTGTCGGAAAGCGGCCACCAACGACTCATGCTTGTGGGTGTCTGTCAGGGTGGCACCCTGAGTCTCTGTCACGCGCTGGCCCGTCCTGCTGGCATCGGCGCCCTGGTCACGCTGGCAACCCCCGTGGATTTCCATGCCGAGCGCAACGCACTGTCCCGACTGGCGGAGACGGTACCGGTGCAAGAGACTGCGTTGCCCGGAGACAACATCAATGGCCAATTGCTAAGCAGCGCCTTTGCCGCACTCAAACCCGCGGACCTGCTGGTCCGCCGCTACCGGGATTTACCAGCACTGCTGCAGCGGCAGGATCTGCTCGAGGAGTTTCTGCGCCTGGAGGCCTGGATGTATGACTGTCCGGATCAACCAGCAGCGATGTTCCACCGCTTCCTCCGGGACTTCTACATCGAGAATCGTCTTGTCACCGGCCGCCTGGAAATCAGGAATCAACGCGTCAGCCTCGACCAGCTGACAATACCGGTATTCAATGCCTATGCAGCGGACGACCACCTGGTGCCACGCGGCTCGGCACGGGCGCTGGGGCATTGCCTGCCGGCTGACACGCCCTATCAGGAATGCGAGTTGCCGGGCGGACACCTGGGGGTGTTTCTGTCCCGTCGGAACCGCCAGACGCTCATTCCTGAACTGGAGCGAATGGCCCGAAAATACTTGTGAACGCGGGGAAGAGCTGTTGCGACGCAACAACGAAAATACTTGCGCGGACCCGACGTATCCGTAGAATCCCGAACATGACAAAGCCGACGCAGGACCGGCAGTAGCGCCAAAAAAACACCCCCAGGCTAGTGGGGGCGGAGGAGTGGCGACTGAAAAGTCGCCTGGAGGAGAGGGTAGCCGGAAACCGGCACCACCATAATAAAAGACGCGCCACGATGCGCTGCGAGATAATAAAAGAAGCGGCATCGCCGCCAGCAAGTGAGAGACTAAGACGGGCCAGTCGCGAGACTGCCCGTTTTTTTTTGCCTCTCAATTTTTCGGAGTATAGGGTAGACAGCCCTGTCCACCCTGTCAATCAGCGCACCGAGCGCCTCTTGCCGCTACCTATCAGAAGCTCGTGAACAGTGCGCCATTCACCGGAATGTTGGCACCGTTGATGTACTCGGCGTCATCAGCGGCCAGGAAAGTGACAACCCGGGCGATGTCCTCTGGCCGCCCCATGCGCCCCGCCGGAACCTGCGACACGATCTGCTCGCGGACTTCCTCGGGAATGGCCGCGGTCATCGACGTTGCGATGTAGCCCGGCGAGATGGAGTTCGCGGTCACGCCCTTGCGGGCACCTTCCTTTGCCAGGGCCATGGTGAAACCATGCATGCCGGCTTTCGCGGCAGAGTAATTGGTCTGGCCGAATTGGCCGGTCTGACCGTTGACCGAGGAGATGTTGACGATGCGTCCAAAGCCGCGACTGCGCATGCCGTCGACGAACTGCCGGGTAACGTTATAGACGCTGGTCAGATTGACGTTGATGACGGCGTCCCAGGAGGTTTTCTCGAGCTTGTGCAGGAAGGCGTCTCTGGTGATGCCGGCAACATTGACCAGGACATCCACCGGGCCGTGGCGGGACTCCACCACTTCGGCCATGGTCTGACATGCGGCAAAGTCGGACACGTTACACTGCACCCAGGAGACGTCGACGCCCTCTTCCTGCAGCGCCTGCTGCCATTCACGAATGCCCTCACGCTCCGGATCCATGCAAGTGGTTACCACTTGATAACCCGCGGCCGAGAGTTGCCGACAGATTTCGGTGCCAATACCACCATTGCCACCCGTCACCAACGCAACCCGCCTCGCCATAGTTCGTCCTCTTCATTCATCGCCGCCACGCCTGCGTGACTTCGGCGAACCTCAAAAACCCGCAGCGCGGAAAGCCCACTCGGCGGGACACTCGACCCGGTGACGGTGATGACACACCGCGGCCGATGGCACCGCGCAAGCGCACAAAACATTTTTGTGCGGCGCAGAAAATTCACTGGCGAGCATAGGGACGGACTCAGACCATGTCAACACTGAAGAAAATCAATTTCGCATCGTGAAATTAATATTTACTTATAATTAACATAAACTTAGGATGATATTTCAGTTCGACAGGATCGATTGAAATTTGTGATGCCATGCACAATAACCGCGCCGCAGCGTTATGCTGCGACGCGGGAATAAGCGAGAAACAGGATGAAAAAAGGGGTTAGCGCTTGCGCGACCCAGGCCTTGTGGGCGAGGACGTCGGAGATTGCTTGCCGGAGGATGTTGCAGATGGCCCGTCACCGTCCTCCTTGGATTGGCTGACCCCACTCATGGCCTGCCACATCTTCAGGTTGCGCTCGGCGATCTGGCTCAGCACGCTCATCGGGTTCGATTCCATGAACTCACGTGTGTGTTCACGAAACATGCGCTGCTGGTCTGACCACATGTCCATGCTCTTTTCCAGGTAGCTGGTGAGCAGGTTCTGCATGTTGCCGCCGTAGGAGCGTATGATCTGGGCGAGCAACTCCGTGCTGAAGATGGGCTCTCCGCCCTCCTCCTCCTCGCTGATGATCTGTAGCAGGATGGTACGCGTCAGATCATCACGACTTTTTGCATCAATGACACGAAAATCGACACCGTCGGTCACCAGCCTCTTGACGTCGGCCAGCGTGATGTAGCTGCTGATTGCCGTGTCATAGAGGCGCCGGTTCGGATACTTCTTGATCAGGCGAACATCGTCGGTCATGCGGACACCTCACATCGACGACAACCCGGGCGCAAGCCCGGGTTGTCATCTCTTCCAGTCTCAGCGCTCGACAGCAACGGCGACGCCCTGACCGCCGCCAATGCACAAGGTAGCCAGCCCCTTATGTGCGTCACGGCGCTTCATTTCATGCAGCAAGGTCACCAGCACGCGAGCCCCGGAGGCCCCGATGGGGTGGCCCAGGGCAATGGCTCCGCCATTGACGTTGACCTTGCTCATATCCCATTCAAGCTCCCGGGCCACAGCAAGCGCCTGAGCGGCAAAGGCCTCGTTGGCCTCCACCAGATCCAGGTCCGGCACAGACCAGCCGGCACGAGACAGACAGCGCTTGGTCGCCGGCACCGGGCCCGACCCCATGATGGCCGGATCAACACCGGCACTGGCATAGGCGCGAACATAGGCCAGCGGCTCCAGGCCCAGTTCCTTGGCCTTGCGTTCCGACATCACAACCATAATGGCGGCGCCATCATTGATGCCCGATGCATTGCCCGCGGTGACGCTGCCACCCTCGCGCTTGAACGCGGCGGGCAGCTTGCCCAGTTTGGCAGCATCGGTGCCCGGCTTGGGATACTCGTCGGTATCGAAGACCACCGGATCACCCTTACGCTGGGGAATCGAGACGGGAATGATCTCGTCCTTGAAACGACCGGCTTCCATGGCGGCGACGGCGCGCTGCTGCGACTCGGCTGCCAGCGCGTCCTGTTCTTCGCGGGTAATGCCGTACTTCTCCACCAGGTTCTCGGCGGTCACACCCATGTGGTAGTTGTTGAAGGCATCCCAGAGGCCGTCCTTGATCATGACGTCTTCCAGCTTCCAGTCGCCCATGCGTTGACCGGTACGGGACTTGGGCAGCGCGTGGGGCGCCAGGGACATGTTTTCCTGACCCCCGGCCACGATGCAGTCGGCATCGCCCAGGCGGATCGCCTGCGCAGCCAGGTGAACGGCCTTCAGGCCGCTGCCACAGACCTTGTTGATAGTCATGGCAGGCACGGTGTCAGGCAGACCAGCAGCGATGGAAGCCTGCCGCGCAGGATTCTGCCCCACTGCGGCTGTGAGCACCTGGCCGAGAATCACTTCGTCCACCTGGTCTGGCGAAATCCCGGCCTTCTCGAGGGTTCCCCGGATAATCTGGGCACCCAGGGTACTGGCCGGTACTGTAGACAGGGCACCACCGAAAGCACCGATGGCGCTTCGACCGGCGGCAACAATCACGACCTGTTCCATTGGAAATCCTCCGACTGTTGAGCAGTTTGGTGTGGGTACTGGAGAGGCGTACCGAACCGAGGCCACCTCTTTCTCGATAGTTTTCCGGAGCCGCCCGAACCGATCCGTCAGCATTCAGGTCCAGCGCGGCCACCATCCACCATGATGGCAGAAATGCTGCACTTGCGAAATGGCGGCGTCGCTGCAGCATCAGCGCCTCGTTGCGCAGAACGGCCGTCCATACCGTCAGGCCTCGGTTACCACCTGCGGTCTTTGTCCGCATGGCGCACGCAACAGTTGTCGGTAGTGTGATGAGTGCGACGGTTCGAGTCGTCGATGCCCGCTAGGATGCACCTTGATCCTGACGTGGCCACGGGATCAGACACCCCACGTACCCACACGAGGTATCCGGCTCATGCATGATACAGGCGGACTGAGCACGACCAGCGCAAGCTTGCCATCGCTGCCCTACGTCTCTCATGAAATCCTGTTGGCACTCAACGAGCCGGAAGTGGATATCGCTCGCGTGGCGGAGACCGTCAACCGGGATCCGGCGCTGACTGCGCGTCTGATCTCCATGGCGAACTCGGCGTTCTTCCGCGGCAAGCAACCGGCCTACTCGGTGGCCGAGGCCATGATGCGCCTGGGCATGAACCGGGTTCGCATGATGGCCGTGAGCATCGTGCTGGCCCAGCAGCTCGATACCAGCCGCTGCCCTGCCTTCGAGCCGGCCATCTACTGGTACAACGCAATGGCTTGCTCCCATGCTGCAGGCCAGATCGGACGGTATGTGCCAATAGAGACGGGCGCGGAAGCCGCCCATCTCTGCGGCCTGATGCATTCCATCGGTGAGCTGCTGCTGGTTCACACCTTCCCCGGCGACATGCAACAGATCCTCTGCGCACTGCATGAAGACCCGACCCAGGAGCCGGCACTGCTGGAGCGGCGGCAGCTCGGCTTCGACCGCTATACCGCCGGTGCCATGCTGCTGCGGGAGTGGGAACTTCCCGCGGTCATCAGCGACACCATCCAGACTCTGGCAGAACCGGACCAGGTTGACGCGGCCTGGTCGCTGCAGCGCCTGCTACGAGGGTCGATGAACTGGGTCGCCGCTGATTTCGACGAGCTACCACTGCAACTCGAGGACCCGGATTACCTCCCCGAGGGCCTTGTGATTCGACTGCGCGATGACTGCCAGAAGGAGCAGGCGATGCTGCGGGGGCTCGCCTCGTTGCTTGGACACTGACATCCCGCATCAGGCCAGCGACAGAAAGGCCCGGGCCTTGTGCTCGGTTTCCTCGAACTCGGCATCGGCCGTCGAATCGCTGACCAACCCACCTCCAGCCCGGTAGCTGATCTCGCCATCCGCGACAAGGGCGGTGCGAATGGCAATGCTGGTATCCATGGCACCGTCGTAGCCCAGGTAACCAACCGCTCCGCAGTAGACACCACGCCGGCCGCGCTCCAGTTCGGCAATGATCTCCATGGCCCGCCGCTTGGGTGCCCCAGTGATCGACCCCCCGGGGAAGCAGGCCCGCAGGAGCAGTGCTGGCGACGTGGTCGATGGCAGCCTGCCAGTCACCGTACTCACCAGGTGATGCACGGTGGGATGGGACTCGACGCGGAACAGCTCCGGCACCCGGATGCTACCGGTCTCGCAGACACGACCCAGATCATTTCGAAGCAGATCGACGATCATCAGGTTCTCTGCCCGATCCTTGGGGCTCTCGAGCAATGCCTGCAGCTGGGCAGCGTCCGCCGCCGGGTCCTGCACCCGCGGGCGGGTACCCTTGATGGGCCGGGTCTCGACCAGGCCGTCGCGCAATCGCAGGAAACGCTCCGGTGAAATACTGAGCACCGCCCGGCCGGCTTGCTCCAGGTAGGCGCCGTAGGGGGCGGGGCTTTGCCTGCGCAGAGCCATGTAGGCGGTCAGGGGGTCGCCATGGAAGTCCGCACGATAACGGCGGGACAGATTCACCTGGTAGCAGTCACCGTCCTGGATATAACGCATCACCCGCTGGAACTGCTCGCGATATGCGGCAGCGTGGGTATCGACCTGGATCGTACTCATCCGGTAATTGCCGAGCGGCGCCGCCCGTTGAAGCAGCCGGCTCAGTTGCCGGCTTGTCATGGAGGCACCGGGGAGAGTCAATAACCAGGTGGTGCCGGCATCGCGATCTCGCAGCACGGCCCAGTCGTAGAGCCCCACCGCCATATCCGGGAGGTCCGCGGACGCAGGCGACGGTTGCGGCAGGTGCACCACAGGGTAACCGAGTTCGTAGCCGAAGTAGCCCATGGCGCCGCCGGGAAAGGGCCACGGCCCGGCATCCACCCGTCGGCTTGCCAGACGCTCCGCGAGCACGCTGAAGGGATCGCGCCGACTGGCCTGCCAGACACCGTCACGACGGCGCCACAAACAGCGCCCCCGGCGACTGATGAGCAACTCGCCGGGCGCCGCGGAGATGATGTCGTAGCGCCCGCCGGCGCCGGCGCTGTCCAGCCACACCAGCCCGCCGCTGCCACGCAATGCCCGGGCGACACAAGCCGGCTCGATCGCATCATCCAGGCGCTCGGCCCTGACGGTTTCCCTCATCGCCCCCTCTTGTCACACCGCATTCTGGTGGCAGAGTGTACCCGGTCGAGGCCGCGTCGCCATCCATATGCTGGCCAGCCGGAATGGGCATCTGTAAAGTGTGAATTCATATTCAGATCTTTCATTTCAATCGTCCATCCCGGACGCGAACAAGGAGGTAGCCAGACACCATGGATGACACCATCCGACAGGCACAGGCGTTTTACGACAGCAGGCCCTGGTTGGCGCACTACGGCGAGGGAATCGATACGGAATTGAACGCGCTGCCCGACCAGACGCTGGTCGGTCTCATGCAGCGGGCCTGCGAGCAGTATCGCGAACGCGTCGCCTTCACCATCTGCCTCGACAACGGCCTGCATGCATCCTACAGCTATGGCGATATCGACCGCTTGTCTGATCAGTTTGCGGCCTATCTCTCCGAAGAGCTGAAGCTGCGCCCAGGTGACCGGGTGGCGGTACAGATGCCGAATTGCCTGGCCTACCCGGTTGCGGTGTTCGGCATCCTCAAGGCGGGGCTGGTTCTGGTGAACTTCAACCCGCTTTATACCGCCCGCGAGATGAATCTGCAGCTCAAGGACTGTGGCGCGCGGGTGTTACTGCTGATCGACCTCTTCGCCGACAAGCTCGGCGAAGGGCTGCGTGACACCGACGTGGAACATGTCCTGCTTGCCAGCGTCGCCACCGGGTTTCCCTGGTTGAAACGTACGCTGATCAGGACGGTGCTGCGCCTGAAGAAACAGATCCCCACCCCCACCGCGCAGACCCAATCCCTGGAGAATGCCCTGAGCCAGGGCGCAAACTTGCTGAAGGCTGGCAGGTTCTCCCCGGTGGAGCGGGCCACCGACGATCTGGCGGTGCTGCAGTACACTGGCGGCACCACCGGTGTGGCCAAAGGCGCGATGCTGAGCCACGGCAACCTGCTTGCCAACCTGGCCCAGATCCAGCAAGTGGCGGGGCCGGTGATCCGTCCGGGCAATGAGGTCATCCTCACCGCACTACCGCTTTATCA
This genomic window contains:
- the phbB gene encoding acetoacetyl-CoA reductase encodes the protein MARRVALVTGGNGGIGTEICRQLSAAGYQVVTTCMDPEREGIREWQQALQEEGVDVSWVQCNVSDFAACQTMAEVVESRHGPVDVLVNVAGITRDAFLHKLEKTSWDAVINVNLTSVYNVTRQFVDGMRSRGFGRIVNISSVNGQTGQFGQTNYSAAKAGMHGFTMALAKEGARKGVTANSISPGYIATSMTAAIPEEVREQIVSQVPAGRMGRPEDIARVVTFLAADDAEYINGANIPVNGALFTSF
- the phaR gene encoding polyhydroxyalkanoate synthesis repressor PhaR, which codes for MTDDVRLIKKYPNRRLYDTAISSYITLADVKRLVTDGVDFRVIDAKSRDDLTRTILLQIISEEEEGGEPIFSTELLAQIIRSYGGNMQNLLTSYLEKSMDMWSDQQRMFREHTREFMESNPMSVLSQIAERNLKMWQAMSGVSQSKEDGDGPSATSSGKQSPTSSPTRPGSRKR
- a CDS encoding acetyl-CoA C-acetyltransferase, with product MEQVVIVAAGRSAIGAFGGALSTVPASTLGAQIIRGTLEKAGISPDQVDEVILGQVLTAAVGQNPARQASIAAGLPDTVPAMTINKVCGSGLKAVHLAAQAIRLGDADCIVAGGQENMSLAPHALPKSRTGQRMGDWKLEDVMIKDGLWDAFNNYHMGVTAENLVEKYGITREEQDALAAESQQRAVAAMEAGRFKDEIIPVSIPQRKGDPVVFDTDEYPKPGTDAAKLGKLPAAFKREGGSVTAGNASGINDGAAIMVVMSERKAKELGLEPLAYVRAYASAGVDPAIMGSGPVPATKRCLSRAGWSVPDLDLVEANEAFAAQALAVARELEWDMSKVNVNGGAIALGHPIGASGARVLVTLLHEMKRRDAHKGLATLCIGGGQGVAVAVER
- a CDS encoding alpha/beta fold hydrolase codes for the protein MNDGAPQADWAKTLERCAEMQPVSRGTLPASTCLQRPPFSLQRYAPLPHQPVANLPPILLVYSLVNRPDLLDMAPGRSLISDLLEAGFPVYLVDWGYPLDADRSLDLEDYVPGFLGKAVDQVLSESGHQRLMLVGVCQGGTLSLCHALARPAGIGALVTLATPVDFHAERNALSRLAETVPVQETALPGDNINGQLLSSAFAALKPADLLVRRYRDLPALLQRQDLLEEFLRLEAWMYDCPDQPAAMFHRFLRDFYIENRLVTGRLEIRNQRVSLDQLTIPVFNAYAADDHLVPRGSARALGHCLPADTPYQECELPGGHLGVFLSRRNRQTLIPELERMARKYL
- the pabB gene encoding aminodeoxychorismate synthase component I, whose protein sequence is MRETVRAERLDDAIEPACVARALRGSGGLVWLDSAGAGGRYDIISAAPGELLISRRGRCLWRRRDGVWQASRRDPFSVLAERLASRRVDAGPWPFPGGAMGYFGYELGYPVVHLPQPSPASADLPDMAVGLYDWAVLRDRDAGTTWLLTLPGASMTSRQLSRLLQRAAPLGNYRMSTIQVDTHAAAYREQFQRVMRYIQDGDCYQVNLSRRYRADFHGDPLTAYMALRRQSPAPYGAYLEQAGRAVLSISPERFLRLRDGLVETRPIKGTRPRVQDPAADAAQLQALLESPKDRAENLMIVDLLRNDLGRVCETGSIRVPELFRVESHPTVHHLVSTVTGRLPSTTSPALLLRACFPGGSITGAPKRRAMEIIAELERGRRGVYCGAVGYLGYDGAMDTSIAIRTALVADGEISYRAGGGLVSDSTADAEFEETEHKARAFLSLA
- a CDS encoding HDOD domain-containing protein codes for the protein MHDTGGLSTTSASLPSLPYVSHEILLALNEPEVDIARVAETVNRDPALTARLISMANSAFFRGKQPAYSVAEAMMRLGMNRVRMMAVSIVLAQQLDTSRCPAFEPAIYWYNAMACSHAAGQIGRYVPIETGAEAAHLCGLMHSIGELLLVHTFPGDMQQILCALHEDPTQEPALLERRQLGFDRYTAGAMLLREWELPAVISDTIQTLAEPDQVDAAWSLQRLLRGSMNWVAADFDELPLQLEDPDYLPEGLVIRLRDDCQKEQAMLRGLASLLGH